One window of Azospirillum sp. TSA2s genomic DNA carries:
- a CDS encoding endonuclease/exonuclease/phosphatase family protein, with amino-acid sequence MADTLFRIATFNLENLDDDADEPPFEARIATLRPQLERLEADILCLQEVDAQHPVKSEPRTLRALSRLLEGTRYAGYHVTAGDAPSPADRHNPVIVSRWPIRAARLLRHHLVPPARVRLATADPAADTETEVGWDRPVLHAEVEMPDGRILHVFDLHLRAPIAAPVPGQKTSAQTWKTASGWAEGFYLASIKRAGQALETRMAVDRLFDADPDALIVVAGDCNADLEQTAVRIIRAASDFTGNPDLAGRVLEPLEEAIPEERRYTVLHAGTAVLLDHLMTSPRLTERLRDIAIHNEDLTDEVDHADEPSPVSYHAPVVATFSL; translated from the coding sequence TCGCCACGCTGCGCCCGCAGCTGGAGCGGCTGGAGGCCGACATCCTCTGCCTGCAGGAGGTCGACGCCCAGCATCCGGTGAAGAGCGAGCCGCGGACCCTGCGCGCGCTGTCCCGCCTGCTGGAGGGCACGCGCTATGCCGGTTACCACGTCACCGCCGGCGACGCCCCGTCGCCGGCCGACCGCCACAATCCGGTGATCGTCAGCCGCTGGCCGATCCGGGCGGCGCGGCTGCTGCGCCATCATCTGGTGCCGCCGGCCCGCGTGCGCCTCGCCACCGCCGACCCGGCGGCGGACACGGAGACGGAGGTCGGCTGGGACCGGCCGGTGCTGCATGCCGAGGTGGAGATGCCGGATGGCCGCATCCTGCATGTCTTCGACCTGCATCTGCGCGCGCCCATCGCCGCGCCGGTGCCGGGGCAGAAGACCAGCGCCCAGACCTGGAAGACGGCGTCCGGCTGGGCCGAGGGCTTCTATCTCGCCTCGATCAAGCGGGCGGGGCAGGCGCTGGAGACGCGGATGGCGGTGGATCGGCTGTTCGACGCCGATCCCGATGCGCTGATCGTGGTGGCCGGCGACTGCAACGCCGATCTGGAGCAGACCGCCGTCCGCATCATCCGCGCCGCCTCCGACTTCACCGGCAATCCAGACCTGGCCGGCCGCGTGCTGGAGCCGCTGGAGGAGGCGATCCCGGAGGAGCGGCGCTACACCGTGCTGCATGCCGGCACGGCGGTGCTGCTGGACCATCTGATGACCTCGCCGCGCCTGACCGAGCGGCTGCGCGACATCGCCATCCACAACGAGGATCTGACCGACGAGGTCGACCATGCCGACGAGCCCTCGCCGGTCAGCTACCACGCGCCGGTGGTGGCGACCTTCTCGCTGTAG